The sequence below is a genomic window from Cerasicoccus sp. TK19100.
GCGAATATCGATATGGGCCCCGAAGACACTGTATACGGCAAGTTTAGCCTGAGCTACGCTTTCTAGTTTAGGGCGCATTCGTCCAAACTTTCGCAAGTTTTAAAAAAAACAACCGCTGGCAGGAACGCCAGCGGTTGTTTCGTTCTAAAGTTTGTTGCGAGGCCGTTAGGCGGTAGCTGACTTGGTCGCTGTAGCGGATTTCCGGCGGCGCCACACGAAGAAGGCCAGGGCGGCGAATCCACCAACGGCAATGTAAGTCGTGGGCTCTGGGATGACATTCAGCACAATGGTATCGCCGCTATCCAGCGTCCAAGTGTAGCTGGTGCCACGGGTCATGCCAAGGCTGGCCGGGCTGAAGTCCACGCCGGTGAAGGTGGCGGTAAAGGATATGGGGTCATTGCTGGAATAGCCTTCGGGAACCCAGAAACCATTGTTACGCAAGCCGAAGTTGTCACCGGTGGGCGTGCCAGTGGTGACCGCCGTGCCGCCGGTGCCAAATGCGCCGGGCGCGCTGGGACCTGCCAATGAGTAGCGGTCAACATTGGGGCTGCCGGGTGCCTGACCCAAGCTTTGAAATTGCGCAGCGTTTGGTCTGACTCGGAGCGTCCCGGTGGAGACTGTGTCAACGTATACAGCGCCCGTCATATCGAGCGAGCCATTACCTTCAAAGACGACGTTGCCGCCATCCTCGTAGGCCTTGATGATCACGATACCCTGAGAAATATGTGCTGTCAGGAGGCAGCTAAGTAGTAGAATTGAGCTTTTCACCCTACTAACATGTGCAGTTTGCAGCCTAATGTCAATGAGGATTAATATTCCATTAATCATACATTTAGTAATTGATTAGGATTAGGTATTAATGCTCTTTTTAAAGTAGATTGTAAGATGTATGGATGGATTTGGAGATTATGAGAAACGGATTCAGACAATAGAATATGCCGGCATTGGAGTCTGACCTATAGCAGCGACTACACTGGCAAAAAGACGATAGGGCAGTTCAAGTATTTGCCTAATCGGTTATTGGACCCCGTATCG
It includes:
- a CDS encoding PEP-CTERM sorting domain-containing protein; amino-acid sequence: MKSSILLLSCLLTAHISQGIVIIKAYEDGGNVVFEGNGSLDMTGAVYVDTVSTGTLRVRPNAAQFQSLGQAPGSPNVDRYSLAGPSAPGAFGTGGTAVTTGTPTGDNFGLRNNGFWVPEGYSSNDPISFTATFTGVDFSPASLGMTRGTSYTWTLDSGDTIVLNVIPEPTTYIAVGGFAALAFFVWRRRKSATATKSATA